Part of the bacterium genome is shown below.
TTACGACTGGCTGTATCCGCATTTCTCAAAGGCGCAGCGGGACACCGTGCAGACGAAGCTGCGCGAACAGATGCAGCGATTGGCCGCGGCCGAGCCGAAGTGGATTTGGTGGCCGGATGCTTATGTTCATAACCATAACATCAATGCCATGAGCTATATGGGCTCGGCTTGTTATGCGCTTTATGAGGAAGTGCCCGAGGCGCTGATTTGGGAAGAGATGGCGATTGAGAATCTCGACAGTATCATGGAGCTATACGGTCCGGTCACGGACGGGTCATGGTATGAAGCGATGAACTATTGGGGATTCATTTCGTGGACGATGCTTCCGCACCTCTGGCTTCTGCGCGAACAGAGAGGAATTGACTATTTTGACACGCCGTGGATTGAATCCATGGCCGACTATCGTATTTACGGCTCGCATCCGATTCCGACTCAAATGCCGATGATTAATGAAGCGCAGCCGGATGAGTGGTACGGTCCGGATGACCAGCTGGCGCTGTTCGCGCGGCAGTATAACAACACGCACGCGCAATGGATGCGGCAGCAGGTTGTGAACAGGCTGGGCTACAGTCTGGACGGTCCGCTGGGCTTCTTTTTTTATGATCCGACAAAGTCGCAAACGATTCCGACGGATTTGTCGTGGATAGCGACCGACCAGGACACCTATTTCGGGCGCAGCGCATGGAACGACACGACTTCAACGTATGTGACCTTGAAATGCGGTCTGCCGTGCGGGCGTCACGCCTACGAGAGATATTGGGGGGAAGGCTCGGTCGGTGGTTGGGAACCTTCGCACTTCCTGCCTGAACAAAACGGATTCACGCTTTCTTACGGCCGGGACTACTTCGTGCAGCCGGCGGGCTTGCAGTCACCTCTGCACAGAACCTACAACACAACGACGATGCTCGTCAACGGGCAGGGACAGATTGGCGACAGCACAAAGGGCTCGTGGACGCTTCCTGTTGACGAACTTGCGATGAACCCGCATTTGGCCGATACGTTCATGCTCAAGACGGTGGACTATATCGTGGGCGATGCGACATCCTCTTATCCGGCGGCGCTTGGACTGACAAGATTTCACAGGCATCTGCTGTATCTCAGACCCGACCTCGTGGTTGTGCTGGATGATATGCGTTCGAGTGTCCCATCGACGTACACATTTATCATTCGCAATCCCGGCGAAATCTTCGACAACGACTCGAGCAAGATATACATGGATGGTTCGGCCAGCGATGCCGATATGCACATGCTTGCTCCTGCCAATCGCGCGTATCAGTACAGCTTTGACTGGTATTACAAGACCGATTGGGGCGGATGGGGGCAGCGAATTTCCAACGCGACTCCGGATACGTGTGTGCAGTTTGTGAATGTGTTTTATCCGCGTACGCCTGCATCGGCGACGGCGCAATTGCTCTTCGGTGACAAGAACCTGACCGTATTGCGGGTTGAAGCGGACGACGGCTATGAGGCGACCTGCGCCGTTACGCATGGCCATCAAAGTTTTATTGACGTGGATTCCATTCGCACCGACGCGTCGCTGAATGTGGTGGTGCGGGATTCCGACACGGGCGATTTCACGTTCGGGGCGATGCGGCAAGGAACCTTCTGCGACTGGGGTGACCCGGCAATCAGACTCTTAGATTCTCCGACTCCGGTGGACGTGGAGTGGAAAAGGAGCGGAGACACGTTGTGGGTAGACGGGCAAGTCGGGGACTGGGCGAGAATCTACGCGCCGGATATCGTCTTTGTGTGGGTGAAGGGCGTCGCGGAACCGTATTATCAGAATGGGCCGATGATTGAGATTGGAGACTTGGAAAATGTCCCGGATGGCAGAATCGTTGACCTGGTGATTTTTTTCGACGAAGAGCAGATCAAACTGGATTGGAGCCGCCCTACATTTTATATAAACGGCGTAGTCACCTATCCGGACTTCTATGATGTTTATACCGCCGACAGTCCGGACGGGCCGTGGACGTTGTACGAGTCAATTGACGCGCAGGACGACAGGTA
Proteins encoded:
- a CDS encoding DUF4962 domain-containing protein, which codes for MLKRLCLVLVVMLFAHAAAAQSVLLIASSHNKGTGPFTSTIQTPLTIAGYTVRVWDQLTLGWPPIDTLWAYNCVFFHGSERRATGTIDSVLTAYVEQGGRLVIEGSNIASYGGAYPEFEKKTIHADWQRAKQTAFTHQVVNAAHPIAAGLPATFAASGYSGGGSPDRVLPAHGGTLVIQFQSSPGTAAVVAAPRLAFVCGSLQRVTTASGVRNTLITNLVNWVLQDADDTGLIDMGYGLGTSVGQVCPVWARVRNYSNADSGQVILQASTDSSTWSDIDTAFFDAAGYETDSLLFSWTPASEGRYYLRVLLSVDGSDAYAANNATGMLVTTFDNAVHPKLFFTAAQIPTLQAQALSSHLAIYQQLNTRVLQDLSYTPLPPAQWEDVNFSEMARMLSIASLKAVLTPTSTFLNNAKNKAMALCRYPHWETGNVDMDIYSGRCCFALALAYDWLYPHFSKAQRDTVQTKLREQMQRLAAAEPKWIWWPDAYVHNHNINAMSYMGSACYALYEEVPEALIWEEMAIENLDSIMELYGPVTDGSWYEAMNYWGFISWTMLPHLWLLREQRGIDYFDTPWIESMADYRIYGSHPIPTQMPMINEAQPDEWYGPDDQLALFARQYNNTHAQWMRQQVVNRLGYSLDGPLGFFFYDPTKSQTIPTDLSWIATDQDTYFGRSAWNDTTSTYVTLKCGLPCGRHAYERYWGEGSVGGWEPSHFLPEQNGFTLSYGRDYFVQPAGLQSPLHRTYNTTTMLVNGQGQIGDSTKGSWTLPVDELAMNPHLADTFMLKTVDYIVGDATSSYPAALGLTRFHRHLLYLRPDLVVVLDDMRSSVPSTYTFIIRNPGEIFDNDSSKIYMDGSASDADMHMLAPANRAYQYSFDWYYKTDWGGWGQRISNATPDTCVQFVNVFYPRTPASATAQLLFGDKNLTVLRVEADDGYEATCAVTHGHQSFIDVDSIRTDASLNVVVRDSDTGDFTFGAMRQGTFCDWGDPAIRLLDSPTPVDVEWKRSGDTLWVDGQVGDWARIYAPDIVFVWVKGVAEPYYQNGPMIEIGDLENVPDGRIVDLVIFFDEEQIKLDWSRPTFYINGVVTYPDFYDVYTADSPDGPWTLYESIDAQDDRYVYDRSELVKFFRVVARLEPASSAETPGGGSQVSTMTSEPSLIEERQK